The following are from one region of the Dreissena polymorpha isolate Duluth1 chromosome 2, UMN_Dpol_1.0, whole genome shotgun sequence genome:
- the LOC127865522 gene encoding uncharacterized protein LOC127865522: MSTSDERDQFLVTFGDWLTDIRNQCLSHDLGQPLVEVRTSSPASTVDLQSSDESFNESAIELMNMDFLDQSDAEIGIMKEDDTAAKGKHENEAQQKYLGLFDVHIDNLVAPTPKRTSRLLDLQHVKFLMDSFQSGFTNQLTILVGMVPERCDTTMLKTKGAVQVETLGGNHTREALQSLIRRGQSKLSTVKVNVYSLLSTATALTVGWQHNVVLQEKQKPITFVDKVRLMRQVRPSNPLTPADMKSWKGLLSSIFQVKDVRRFQQVYGIHLKMAQLDQNIWAMVEDVSESAIKITEKFFRPLVKLSDVEVKTCLEILKRLGLAEYNKKVKEFSPASSKKRKIEDGSTCEMEERNQYEDLLEKYNQMAKDFRASQDRCSVLENENSELKSQLAKQSTQDHKKTGKTTETIEEPIEAFWRFDDGKEEWLPAKLIKRYANGDCSVQFSDGFSRIKSSWVRRVGDL; encoded by the exons TGGAAGTGCGTACTTCCAGTCCTGCAAGTACGGTTGACCTACAAAGTAGTGACGAGTCCTTTAATG AGTCTGCTATTGAGTTGATGAACATGGATTTTTTGGACCAAAGTGATGCGGAGATTGGGATCATGAAAGAAGATGACACTGCAGCCAAAG GCAAACATGAAAATGAAGCTCAACAGAAATACTTGG gttTATTTGATGTCCACATCGATAATTTGGTAGCACCTACACCAAAAAGAACGTCAAGACTGCTTGACCTGCAGCATGTCAAATTTCTGATGGATTCGTTCCAGTCCGGATTCACAAACCAGCTTACCATCCTAGTGGGTATGGTACCAGAACGATGTGATACAACCATGTTAAAGACAAAAG GTGCAGTTCAAGTTGAGACGCTAGGTGGAAATCACACCAGGGAAGCACTTCAATCTCTCATCAGAAGAGGACAAAGCAAGCTCTCCACTGTCAAAGTAAATGTATACTCACTGCTATCTACTGCGACTGCATTGACGGTGGGGTGGCAACATAATGTTGTACTTCAAGAAAAGCAGAAGCCCATCACGTTTGTAGACAAAGTAAGATTGATGAGACAGGTTCGGCCTTCCAATCCCCTTACCCCCGCAGACATGAAATCCTGGAAGGGGCTACTATCATCAATTTTCCAAGTGAAG GACGTGAGACGGTTCCAGCAAGTGTATGGGATTCACCTGAAAATGGCTCAGCTGGACCAGAACATCTGGGCCATGGTGGAGGATGTGTCAGAATCTGCCATTAAAATAACCGAAAAGTTTTTCCGGCCGTTAGTCAAATTGTCTGACGTTGAAGTAAAAACATGTCTGGAAATCCTGAAAAGGCTAGGTCTGGCAGAATATAACAAGAAAGT GAAGGAATTTTCACCAGCATCATCGAAAAAGCGGAAAATTGAGGATGGGTCTACCTGTGAGATGGAAGAAAGAAATCAATATGAAGATCTGCTT GAGAAGTACAACCAAATGGCCAAAGATTTCAGGGCATCACAAGACAGGTGTTCCGTGCTGGAGAATGAAAATTCCGAATTGAAAAGTCAACTTGCCAAAC AGTCTACACAGGATCACAAGAAAACTGGAAAGACAACAGAGACCATCGAGGAACCAATAGAAGCCTTCTGGCGATTCGATGATGGCAAAGAAGAGTGGCTTCCCGCAAAGCTCATTAAAAGATATGCGaatg gTGACTGTTCAGTGCAGTTCAGCGATGGGTTTAGCCGCATCAAGTCATCGTGGGTGAGGAGAGTTGGAGATCTCTAA